Proteins found in one Pseudomonadota bacterium genomic segment:
- a CDS encoding pyruvate, phosphate dikinase, with product MSDAKYVYAFGAGKADGKAEMKNLLGGKGANLAEMTNLGIPVPPGFTITTEVCTYYYQHDQSYPPALKAAVEAALRGVEGIMGRKFGDTQNPLLFSVRSGARSSMPGMMDTVLNLGLNDQTVAGLIKQTQNERFAYDSYRRFVSMYGDVVLGLKPEGKHEQDPFEVILHAKKQERNVKSDTDLTAADLKDLVARFKAAILKRTGHAFPDSPEEQLWGAVGAVFRSWHNDRANEYRRMYRIPEEWGTAVNVQAMVFGNSGDNSGTGVAFTRDPATGENRFYGEFLINAQGEDVVAGTRTPEPIVKLQELMPKPYAELVAIYQRLERHYRDMQDMEFTIEDGRLWMLQTRVGKRTGAAAIRIAVEMVDEGIIDKSEAVRRVDPDQLNQLLRPVFDVADKAAVLNDGRLLATGLNAGPGAASGRVVFSAADAVDWAKRGERIILVRIETSPEDIAGMKAAEGILTAQGGMTSHAALVARQMGTVCIVGCSALQIDYNAGKMQVGGKVVKEGDWLSIDGTTGEVMQGQLKTIPSEVLQVLLLKSATPESSPNYQRYSKLMSWADELRTIRVRTNADMPDQAAEALAFGAEGIGLCRTEHMFFGGERIKAFRKMILSETLEGRREALARLLPIQRADFEGIFRAMQDRPVTVRLLDPPLHEFLPQKEADILELAREMEVPPEKIRARVASLHEFNPMLGHRGCRLGVSYPEVYTMQVQAIVEAACAVKKAGIDVHPEIMIPLVGHAQEMQRMRELALRAAEGVVKEMQVKVDYMIGTMIELPRACLVADKIAEHAEFFSFGTNDLTQTTYGLSRDDGGRFLPDYLDRGIYKIDPFVSIDQEGMGQLMRMGLEKGRAQRKGLKVGICGEHGGEPASVRFCHRIGMDYVSCSPYRVPIARLAAAQAALGVE from the coding sequence ATGAGCGACGCGAAATACGTCTACGCCTTCGGCGCGGGCAAGGCCGACGGCAAGGCGGAGATGAAGAACCTGCTGGGTGGCAAGGGCGCCAACCTGGCCGAGATGACCAACCTCGGCATTCCGGTGCCCCCGGGCTTCACGATCACGACCGAGGTCTGCACCTACTACTACCAGCATGATCAGAGCTACCCGCCGGCGCTGAAGGCCGCCGTCGAGGCCGCCCTGCGCGGCGTCGAAGGGATCATGGGTCGCAAGTTCGGTGACACCCAGAATCCGCTGCTCTTCTCCGTGCGCTCCGGTGCGCGCAGCTCGATGCCGGGCATGATGGACACCGTGCTCAACCTGGGCCTCAACGACCAGACGGTCGCGGGGCTGATCAAGCAGACGCAGAACGAGCGCTTTGCCTACGACAGCTATCGCCGCTTCGTCAGCATGTACGGCGACGTGGTGCTCGGGCTGAAGCCCGAGGGCAAGCACGAGCAGGACCCCTTCGAGGTCATCCTCCACGCCAAGAAGCAGGAGCGCAACGTCAAGTCGGATACCGACCTGACGGCGGCAGACCTCAAGGACCTCGTCGCGCGCTTCAAGGCGGCGATCCTCAAGCGCACGGGGCATGCCTTCCCCGACAGCCCCGAGGAACAGCTCTGGGGTGCAGTCGGTGCCGTCTTCCGCTCCTGGCACAACGACCGCGCCAACGAGTACCGCCGCATGTATCGCATTCCTGAGGAGTGGGGCACGGCGGTCAACGTCCAGGCGATGGTCTTCGGCAACTCGGGCGACAACTCGGGCACGGGCGTGGCCTTCACCCGTGATCCGGCCACCGGCGAGAATCGCTTCTACGGTGAGTTCCTGATCAATGCACAGGGTGAGGATGTCGTCGCCGGCACGCGCACGCCGGAGCCGATCGTCAAGCTCCAGGAGCTGATGCCGAAGCCTTATGCCGAGCTGGTGGCGATTTATCAGCGCCTCGAGCGGCATTACCGCGACATGCAGGATATGGAGTTCACGATCGAGGACGGTCGCCTGTGGATGCTCCAGACGCGGGTCGGTAAGCGCACCGGTGCTGCGGCCATTCGCATCGCCGTCGAGATGGTCGACGAGGGCATCATCGACAAGAGCGAGGCCGTGCGGCGCGTCGATCCGGACCAGCTCAACCAGTTGCTGCGCCCGGTCTTCGACGTCGCCGACAAGGCTGCCGTGCTCAACGACGGCCGATTGTTGGCGACGGGCCTCAATGCCGGTCCCGGCGCGGCCTCGGGACGCGTCGTCTTTTCCGCTGCCGACGCAGTGGACTGGGCGAAGCGTGGTGAGCGCATCATCCTGGTGCGCATCGAGACCAGCCCGGAGGACATTGCCGGGATGAAGGCCGCCGAGGGCATTCTCACCGCGCAGGGCGGAATGACCTCGCACGCTGCGCTCGTCGCGCGGCAGATGGGCACCGTCTGTATCGTCGGCTGCTCGGCGCTGCAGATCGACTACAACGCGGGCAAAATGCAGGTGGGTGGCAAGGTCGTCAAGGAGGGCGATTGGCTCTCGATCGACGGCACGACCGGCGAGGTGATGCAGGGTCAGCTCAAGACGATCCCCTCGGAGGTGCTGCAGGTGCTGCTGCTGAAGAGCGCCACCCCCGAGAGCTCGCCCAACTACCAGCGCTACAGCAAGCTGATGTCCTGGGCCGACGAGCTGCGCACGATTCGCGTGCGCACCAACGCCGATATGCCCGATCAGGCCGCCGAGGCCCTGGCCTTCGGGGCCGAGGGCATCGGGCTCTGTCGTACCGAGCACATGTTCTTCGGTGGCGAGCGGATCAAGGCCTTCCGCAAGATGATCCTCTCGGAGACCCTCGAGGGTCGGCGTGAGGCCCTGGCGCGGCTGCTCCCGATCCAGCGCGCGGACTTCGAAGGCATCTTCCGCGCGATGCAGGACCGCCCGGTGACGGTGCGCCTGCTCGATCCGCCGCTGCACGAGTTCCTCCCGCAGAAGGAGGCGGATATCCTCGAGCTCGCCCGCGAGATGGAGGTGCCGCCGGAGAAGATCAGGGCGCGGGTGGCCTCGTTGCACGAGTTCAATCCGATGCTCGGTCACCGGGGGTGTCGCCTCGGCGTCAGCTATCCCGAGGTCTACACGATGCAGGTGCAGGCCATCGTCGAGGCCGCCTGCGCGGTGAAGAAGGCCGGGATCGACGTGCACCCCGAGATCATGATCCCGCTGGTGGGTCATGCGCAGGAGATGCAGCGGATGCGCGAACTCGCCCTGCGCGCCGCCGAGGGCGTGGTCAAGGAGATGCAGGTCAAGGTCGACTACATGATCGGGACCATGATCGAGCTGCCCAGGGCCTGCCTGGTGGCGGATAAGATCGCCGAGCACGCCGAGTTCTTCTCGTTCGGGACCAACGACCTGACGCAGACGACCTACGGCCTCTCGCGCGACGATGGCGGGCGCTTCCTCCCCGACTACCTCGATCGTGGCATCTATAAGATCGACCCCTTCGTCTCGATCGATCAGGAGGGCATGGGCCAGCTGATGCGGATGGGGCTGGAGAAGGGCCGCGCGCAGCGCAAGGGGCTGAAGGTCGGCATCTGCGGCGAACATGGCGGCGAGCCGGCGTCGGTGCGCTTC
- a CDS encoding tetratricopeptide repeat protein — protein MTRRAHETPMFGAVGTVGAVAPRPRRAWCGRRALTSRASRAAALLGAIVLGPLALAACAAQPARNSSLSQAHFRLGADYFGKRAPQAAKSELLRAVHYDDENQEAHYLLGVLFLAEGIHALNYGEQGRCLTGTAAGEQRQAADEAFGLAGKYLRRSVELARREQRTDSEALNALANVELHFKRFGEAIRLCGEALDNVLFAAQHLALANRAWAEFERGDLPRAARDLRQALFHRSAFCLGHFRLGRVYLAQRRWADAIDELKQAAGDETCPIQEAAFYLGQAYAKHGSLEQAREQFAQCVARDPRGCVSFECRRHARAL, from the coding sequence ATGACGCGAAGAGCGCATGAGACCCCGATGTTCGGTGCGGTCGGTACGGTCGGCGCCGTCGCGCCCCGGCCACGGCGTGCGTGGTGCGGGCGGCGCGCGTTGACGTCGCGTGCCTCTCGCGCCGCGGCGTTGCTCGGCGCGATCGTGCTCGGACCCCTTGCCCTCGCTGCCTGCGCCGCGCAGCCGGCGCGCAATAGCTCGCTGTCGCAGGCGCACTTCCGCCTGGGCGCCGACTACTTCGGCAAGCGCGCACCGCAGGCAGCCAAGTCGGAGCTGCTCCGAGCGGTGCACTACGACGACGAGAACCAGGAGGCGCACTACCTGCTCGGGGTGCTCTTTCTCGCCGAGGGCATCCACGCCCTCAACTACGGCGAGCAGGGTCGCTGTCTGACGGGCACGGCGGCGGGCGAGCAGCGCCAGGCCGCCGACGAGGCCTTCGGTTTGGCGGGCAAGTATCTGCGGCGCAGCGTCGAGCTGGCGCGCCGGGAGCAGCGGACGGACTCGGAGGCGCTCAACGCCCTGGCCAACGTCGAGCTGCACTTCAAGCGCTTTGGCGAGGCCATCCGGCTCTGCGGCGAGGCACTGGATAACGTGCTCTTCGCCGCTCAGCACCTGGCGCTCGCCAACCGTGCCTGGGCCGAGTTCGAGCGCGGCGATCTGCCGCGCGCCGCGCGCGACCTGCGCCAGGCGTTATTCCACCGCTCTGCGTTCTGCTTGGGGCATTTCAGGCTCGGGCGCGTCTATTTGGCGCAACGCCGCTGGGCCGACGCGATCGACGAGCTGAAGCAGGCGGCTGGCGACGAGACCTGTCCGATACAGGAGGCCGCCTTCTACCTCGGCCAAGCGTATGCGAAGCATGGCAGCCTCGAGCAGGCTCGGGAGCAGTTCGCGCAATGCGTGGCGCGCGACCCGAGGGGCTGCGTTTCCTTCGAGTGCAGGCGCCACGCGCGCGCGCTCTGA
- the recO gene encoding DNA repair protein RecO: MSRSVDYGEADRVLTLLTREAGKVAVLARGARRSRRRFGAALDLFVVGQAELRLRPGGRLAALERFDPHENYGTAIARDVIKVAHGSYMLELARELWPAGQREPEVFALLVDGFAALAAVAPTAGLLRAFELQLLRALGLVPLLDRCVACGVTVGSATCGFSVADGGVICATCGPTGGLLSTVGREALLHLRDRPLSEAAEEAAPAPLQRELRDLMQRVVQHHLGRRPRALEFLIALQAGSAHAAFQAVAVPPPRPADGPS, translated from the coding sequence GTGTCGCGCTCTGTCGACTACGGCGAAGCCGACCGCGTCCTCACCTTGCTGACGCGTGAGGCAGGGAAGGTCGCCGTGCTCGCGCGCGGCGCGCGACGCAGTCGGCGCCGCTTCGGCGCCGCCCTCGATCTCTTCGTCGTCGGGCAGGCTGAGCTGCGCCTGCGCCCCGGTGGCCGACTGGCGGCGCTCGAGCGCTTCGATCCCCACGAGAACTACGGCACGGCGATCGCGCGTGACGTGATCAAGGTCGCGCATGGCAGCTACATGCTCGAGCTGGCGCGCGAGCTGTGGCCCGCCGGCCAGCGGGAGCCGGAGGTTTTCGCCTTGCTGGTCGATGGGTTCGCCGCGCTGGCCGCGGTGGCGCCGACGGCCGGCCTGCTGCGCGCCTTCGAGCTGCAGCTGCTGCGCGCCCTTGGGCTGGTGCCCTTGCTCGATCGCTGCGTCGCTTGCGGCGTGACCGTCGGATCGGCGACCTGCGGCTTCTCCGTGGCGGATGGCGGCGTCATTTGCGCGACCTGCGGCCCCACGGGGGGGCTCCTCTCGACGGTCGGGCGGGAGGCCCTGCTGCACCTCCGCGACCGGCCGCTGAGCGAGGCGGCCGAGGAGGCGGCGCCCGCGCCGCTGCAGCGGGAGCTGCGCGACCTGATGCAGCGCGTCGTGCAGCACCACCTCGGGCGCCGCCCGCGCGCGTTGGAGTTCCTGATCGCGCTGCAGGCCGGCAGCGCGCACGCGGCGTTCCAGGCCGTTGCGGTGCCGCCGCCGCGACCCGCCGACGGGCCGAGCTAG
- a CDS encoding class II glutamine amidotransferase, whose translation MNMCFAFLCNDAGLSATAQAAFRDSLTIEGGAPQGWGWSYYQAGEPLLRKQPQGLRTEPLDLCSRMAHLRTHLVLGHVAGPSTDPRAMENTQPFRFNNWTFCHVGAIPHLDAILPALLRAIPDFMRRNIHGVSAGEVLFHLFLAFLSDAGRLDDDQLPAPQASAALNSALAYLDRLQRDHGGPVRELCCLATNGKVVLATRRGLPLALARKSGFPNVGHDVDGRSLSYPHLKSVLIVAGRELAGAGWEAVDDHALICVDPTLNIEQCAGKLDASAEG comes from the coding sequence ATGAACATGTGCTTCGCCTTCCTCTGCAACGACGCCGGGCTCTCGGCGACCGCGCAGGCAGCCTTTCGCGACTCGCTGACGATCGAGGGTGGCGCACCGCAGGGATGGGGTTGGAGCTACTACCAGGCCGGTGAACCGCTGCTGCGGAAACAACCCCAAGGCCTGCGCACCGAGCCGCTCGACCTCTGCAGCCGCATGGCGCACCTGCGCACCCACCTGGTGCTCGGCCACGTCGCCGGGCCCAGCACCGACCCGCGCGCGATGGAGAACACGCAGCCCTTCCGCTTTAACAACTGGACCTTCTGCCACGTCGGCGCGATTCCCCACCTCGACGCGATCCTCCCTGCCCTGCTCCGGGCCATCCCCGACTTCATGCGCCGCAACATCCACGGCGTCAGTGCGGGCGAGGTGCTCTTTCACCTCTTTCTGGCCTTCCTCAGCGACGCGGGGCGCCTCGACGATGACCAGCTACCAGCGCCGCAGGCGAGCGCTGCGCTGAACTCGGCGCTCGCCTATCTCGACCGCCTGCAGCGTGATCACGGTGGGCCGGTGAGGGAGCTCTGTTGCCTCGCGACCAATGGCAAGGTCGTGTTGGCCACGCGTCGCGGGCTGCCGCTGGCGCTGGCGCGAAAGAGCGGGTTTCCGAACGTCGGCCACGATGTCGATGGGCGGTCCTTGAGCTACCCCCATCTCAAGTCGGTGCTGATCGTCGCCGGTCGCGAGCTGGCGGGCGCCGGCTGGGAGGCCGTGGACGATCACGCGCTCATCTGCGTCGATCCGACGCTCAACATCGAGCAATGCGCAGGCAAGCTCGATGCCTCTGCGGAAGGGTGA
- a CDS encoding helix-turn-helix domain-containing protein yields the protein MHAEFGIQARTELGGYLRAERELRRIPLAEVAGATKIPRPTLQALEDGRWEGLPPTMFVRGFVRAYARHLGIEQEAGQRFSDTLALVARQEQQRVEPPVELPAATREIPPRFGLALFVIILLIIATITFSVLWGSGPDASLRATREAPAERQGQQQRQRAS from the coding sequence ATGCACGCAGAATTCGGCATTCAGGCTAGAACAGAGCTGGGCGGGTACTTGCGCGCCGAGCGTGAGCTGCGACGCATACCGCTGGCAGAGGTTGCCGGCGCGACGAAGATCCCGCGGCCTACGCTGCAGGCGCTCGAGGACGGTCGTTGGGAGGGGCTGCCGCCGACGATGTTCGTGCGCGGTTTTGTCCGGGCCTACGCGCGGCATCTCGGCATCGAGCAGGAGGCGGGGCAGCGCTTCAGCGACACGCTGGCACTCGTGGCGCGGCAGGAGCAGCAACGGGTCGAGCCGCCTGTCGAGCTGCCGGCCGCGACGCGCGAGATCCCGCCTCGCTTCGGCTTGGCGCTCTTTGTGATCATCCTCCTGATCATCGCCACGATCACCTTCTCCGTCCTCTGGGGCAGCGGGCCCGACGCCTCCTTGCGCGCGACGCGCGAGGCCCCGGCCGAGCGGCAGGGGCAGCAGCAGCGACAGCGCGCCAGTTGA